A stretch of Candidatus Dormiibacterota bacterium DNA encodes these proteins:
- a CDS encoding 2-oxoglutarate dehydrogenase E1 component, with amino-acid sequence MTRTRTGSPVSDADPRVADILRRWGYLAADLDPLGRLAPFHHPELDEALRLAERGGEARHLRSIYCGPIGADFMRLPYPDRCRFIAERMEAPPTAADRKRLLRRLAEADLFERFLHARYVGTKRYSLEGAASLLPLLDAVLDAAAEAGAVIALIGMSHRGRLNVMANLVGVPPSCLFAQFEDIAPESVQGSGDVRYHLGATGSYRGTAGRDLDVHLVSNASHLEAVDPVVMGRARARQERLAATGPRSTVEPRAGIVPIVLHGDAAFAGQGIAAETLNLSEIPGFTVGGTVHVVINNLIGFTTEPRFLQSTRFAADVARRLDAPILHVNGFDPEAAARAGRLALEYRARFHTDVVVDLIGFRRYGHSEVDDPTTSQPLLYRTIQDLPMLWQTYAERIGASRDETEGLEREINTRLQAELDRGRTMTKVPPMRTLPKYWDGYTGGRYDETLEVDTAVPAGRLEEIARLITTLPAGFHAHAKVARGLEQRLEMGRGRRPVDFGMAEALAFGSLLVEGTPVRLSGQDSRRGTFNQRHAVLVDTETGAEHYPLAHVGEGQARFAIYDTPLSEAAPLGFEYGFSRDSPETLVLWEAQFGDFANNAQVIIDQFLAAGEDKWGLLSGLVLLLPHGYEGQGAEHSSARLERFLHLAAEDNIQVCQPTSAAQYFHLLRRQARRRWRKPLVVLTPKGMLRAPASSSPIADFTTGRFRAVIPDETIVEAARVLLCSGKIAHELKAERDRRHDTRTGIVRLEQLYPFPRAAIAALLEACPAATEIVWVQEEPRNMGALDFVRKHLQGLLGDRHLASVSRAESASPATGSARAHMLEQQAVIQFALQRTPSAPGD; translated from the coding sequence GTGACCCGGACCAGGACCGGTTCTCCCGTATCGGACGCCGACCCGCGCGTCGCCGACATCCTGCGGCGCTGGGGGTACCTCGCCGCCGACCTGGACCCGCTCGGCCGGCTGGCGCCTTTCCATCATCCCGAGCTGGACGAGGCGCTGCGGCTGGCGGAGAGGGGCGGCGAGGCAAGGCACCTGCGATCGATCTACTGCGGACCGATCGGCGCCGATTTCATGCGTCTGCCGTATCCCGATCGCTGCCGCTTCATCGCCGAGCGGATGGAGGCGCCGCCCACCGCGGCGGACCGGAAGCGTCTGCTGCGGCGCCTGGCGGAGGCGGATCTCTTCGAGCGCTTCCTGCACGCCCGCTACGTCGGGACCAAGCGATACTCCCTGGAAGGAGCGGCGTCGCTCCTCCCCCTCCTGGACGCCGTCCTGGACGCCGCGGCCGAAGCGGGCGCCGTGATCGCGCTCATCGGTATGAGCCATCGCGGCCGGCTGAACGTGATGGCGAACCTCGTCGGCGTCCCCCCCTCGTGCCTGTTCGCGCAGTTCGAGGACATCGCTCCCGAGAGCGTCCAGGGAAGCGGCGACGTGCGCTATCACCTGGGGGCGACCGGGAGCTACCGCGGGACCGCGGGCCGGGACCTGGACGTCCACCTGGTGTCGAACGCCAGCCACCTGGAGGCGGTCGATCCGGTCGTGATGGGGCGCGCGCGGGCGCGGCAGGAGAGGCTGGCCGCGACCGGCCCCCGGAGCACCGTGGAGCCGCGCGCCGGTATCGTGCCGATCGTGCTGCACGGCGACGCCGCATTCGCGGGGCAGGGGATCGCGGCCGAGACCCTGAATCTGTCCGAGATTCCGGGGTTCACGGTCGGAGGGACGGTGCACGTCGTGATCAACAACCTGATCGGCTTCACGACCGAGCCGCGCTTCCTGCAGTCGACGCGCTTCGCGGCCGACGTGGCGCGCCGGCTGGACGCTCCGATCCTGCACGTCAACGGCTTCGACCCGGAGGCGGCGGCGCGGGCCGGCCGCCTGGCGCTCGAGTACCGCGCGAGGTTCCACACCGACGTGGTGGTCGACCTGATCGGCTTCCGCCGCTACGGTCACAGCGAGGTGGACGACCCGACCACGAGCCAGCCGCTCCTCTACAGGACGATCCAGGATCTTCCGATGCTCTGGCAGACGTACGCGGAGCGGATCGGCGCCTCACGGGACGAGACGGAGGGCCTGGAGCGCGAGATCAACACGCGGCTGCAGGCCGAGCTGGACCGGGGCCGGACCATGACCAAGGTCCCGCCGATGCGGACGCTGCCGAAGTACTGGGACGGCTACACGGGCGGGCGCTACGACGAGACGCTCGAGGTGGACACCGCCGTGCCGGCCGGCAGGCTCGAGGAGATCGCACGCCTCATCACCACGCTCCCCGCGGGCTTCCACGCGCACGCGAAGGTCGCCCGCGGTCTCGAGCAGCGTCTGGAGATGGGGCGCGGCCGCCGGCCGGTGGACTTCGGCATGGCCGAGGCGCTCGCCTTCGGCTCGCTCCTCGTCGAGGGGACGCCGGTCCGCCTGAGCGGCCAGGACAGCCGGCGCGGCACCTTCAACCAGAGACACGCGGTCCTGGTCGACACCGAGACCGGGGCCGAGCACTACCCGCTGGCGCACGTCGGGGAGGGACAGGCCCGCTTCGCGATCTACGACACACCGCTGTCGGAGGCCGCCCCTCTCGGGTTCGAGTACGGGTTCAGCCGCGACTCGCCCGAGACCCTCGTCCTGTGGGAGGCGCAGTTCGGGGACTTCGCCAACAACGCCCAGGTCATCATCGACCAGTTCCTGGCGGCGGGAGAGGACAAGTGGGGGCTCCTGTCCGGCCTCGTCCTCCTCCTGCCGCACGGCTACGAGGGACAGGGGGCGGAGCACTCGAGCGCCCGGCTGGAACGCTTCCTCCATCTCGCCGCCGAGGACAACATCCAGGTCTGCCAGCCGACGAGCGCGGCGCAGTATTTCCATCTGCTGCGCCGGCAGGCCCGACGACGCTGGCGCAAGCCGCTCGTGGTGCTCACCCCCAAGGGGATGCTGCGCGCCCCGGCGTCGTCGTCGCCGATCGCGGACTTCACGACAGGGCGGTTCCGCGCGGTGATCCCCGACGAGACGATCGTGGAGGCAGCCCGCGTCCTCCTGTGCTCCGGCAAGATCGCGCACGAGCTCAAAGCGGAGCGCGACAGGCGCCACGACACGCGCACCGGCATCGTGCGCCTCGAGCAGCTCTACCCGTTTCCGAGGGCGGCGATCGCCGCGCTGCTCGAGGCCTGCCCGGCCGCGACCGAGATCGTCTGGGTGCAGGAGGAGCCGCGCAACATGGGGGCGCTCGATTTCGTGCGCAAGCACCTGCAGGGTCTTCTCGGCGACCGCCACCTCGCCTCGGTCAGCCGCGCCGAGAGCGCCAGCCCCGCCACCGGCTCGGCGCGCGCGCACATGCTGGAGCAGCAGGCGGTCATCCAGTTCGCGCTGCAGCGCACGCCGTCGGCCCCCGGCGACTGA
- a CDS encoding ankyrin repeat domain-containing protein, whose protein sequence is MQPEIEIFGALVTGDTGTFRRLLGEHPDLANARNENGDSLLMTAAYMGRRDLFNLLIEKGAGVSLFEASALGLVERVVERLSDEPALVNAYSHDGWTALHLASFFGHGDVANLLLARGADVNARSKSTRFAKENTPLHAAAANMQVGVAEILIAHGADVNAKDGSGFTPLALAANSKNDLMVVILLEKGAQIA, encoded by the coding sequence ATGCAACCCGAGATCGAGATCTTCGGCGCCCTGGTCACCGGCGACACCGGGACGTTCAGGCGCCTGCTGGGCGAGCACCCGGACCTCGCCAACGCCCGCAACGAGAACGGCGACTCGCTCCTGATGACGGCGGCCTACATGGGGCGGCGGGACCTCTTCAACCTGTTGATCGAGAAAGGGGCCGGCGTGAGCCTGTTCGAGGCCTCGGCCCTGGGGCTCGTCGAGCGCGTCGTGGAACGTCTCTCGGACGAGCCCGCCCTCGTGAACGCGTACAGCCATGACGGCTGGACCGCGCTCCACCTCGCCTCCTTCTTCGGCCACGGGGACGTGGCGAACCTCCTGCTGGCGCGCGGCGCCGACGTCAACGCGCGCTCGAAGAGCACGCGGTTCGCCAAGGAGAACACGCCGCTGCACGCGGCGGCCGCCAACATGCAGGTCGGAGTCGCGGAGATCCTCATCGCACACGGCGCCGACGTGAACGCCAAGGACGGCAGCGGCTTCACGCCGCTGGCGCTGGCGGCCAACAGCAAGAACGACCTGATGGTCGTGATTCTCCTGGAGAAGGGGGCGCAGATCGCCTGA
- a CDS encoding FtsX-like permease family protein, translated as MTSARFLLRSLNLRGPAFLLALLSITVGATVIATVLNLKAGLREKMSRELRSYGPNLLILPAAGSASLAAGGPGRGAGLDEAVAGRVIGLLGDDVVVAPVLLAAGSVADQAATLVGADFARLRRLYPAWRTEETGAVASGETRSCVLGVSLAARADLKPGDVARLGAPAEAALRVAGVVSTGEAEDEQIFVPLPVLQELTGQEGRMSFAAVSVEGGPRAVERAAARIAAALPGVEARPVRAIARTEGALLGRLDRMMLLLTLVVLVLSGLCLVTMLMSMVVERESEIGLARAIGAGDGEIFKMFLGEVGLLGLIGALAGTALGAILVRVIGSGLFGAAIEPRLSVVPAVLLASLLICFAAVLLPLRHALSIQPAAALRGD; from the coding sequence GTGACATCGGCCCGCTTCCTCCTGCGCTCCCTGAACCTGCGCGGCCCGGCGTTCCTCCTGGCCCTGCTCTCCATCACCGTCGGCGCCACCGTGATCGCCACGGTCCTCAACCTGAAGGCCGGGCTCCGCGAGAAGATGTCGCGCGAGCTGCGCTCGTACGGCCCGAACCTCCTGATTCTTCCGGCGGCGGGATCCGCCTCCCTCGCGGCGGGCGGCCCGGGGCGCGGGGCCGGTCTGGACGAGGCGGTGGCGGGCCGGGTGATCGGTCTCCTGGGAGACGATGTCGTGGTGGCGCCGGTCCTCCTCGCCGCCGGGAGCGTCGCGGACCAGGCGGCAACACTCGTCGGCGCCGATTTCGCCCGGCTGCGCCGCCTCTATCCCGCCTGGCGGACCGAGGAGACGGGCGCGGTCGCGTCCGGGGAGACACGCTCCTGCGTCCTGGGGGTGTCGCTGGCGGCGCGCGCCGATCTGAAGCCGGGGGACGTCGCCCGTCTCGGTGCTCCGGCCGAGGCGGCGCTCCGGGTCGCGGGGGTCGTCTCGACCGGCGAGGCGGAGGACGAGCAGATCTTCGTGCCGCTCCCGGTCCTGCAGGAGCTCACCGGCCAGGAGGGGCGCATGTCGTTCGCGGCGGTGTCCGTCGAAGGCGGACCGCGGGCGGTGGAGAGGGCCGCGGCGCGGATCGCGGCGGCGCTGCCGGGAGTGGAGGCGCGTCCGGTGCGCGCCATCGCCCGGACCGAGGGGGCGCTCCTCGGCCGGCTCGACCGCATGATGCTCCTCCTCACCCTCGTCGTCCTGGTCCTGTCGGGCCTTTGTCTCGTGACCATGCTGATGTCGATGGTGGTGGAGCGCGAGTCGGAGATCGGGCTGGCGCGGGCGATCGGCGCCGGCGACGGTGAGATCTTCAAGATGTTCCTGGGGGAGGTGGGGCTCCTCGGCCTCATCGGGGCGCTCGCCGGGACCGCCCTCGGTGCGATCCTCGTGAGGGTCATCGGCAGCGGCCTGTTCGGGGCCGCCATCGAGCCGCGGCTGTCGGTCGTGCCGGCAGTCCTGCTCGCCTCGCTCCTGATCTGTTTCGCCGCCGTTCTCCTGCCGCTGCGCCACGCGCTGTCGATCCAGCCGGCCGCGGCCCTCCGGGGAGACTGA
- a CDS encoding carboxypeptidase regulatory-like domain-containing protein, producing the protein MRPARRPSGLPPIALAVLLLVATSSARAQSTSASITGAVRTRDGLPAPGAVVVARSVATGIERAVPCGPDGRYRIELLAPGDWTVVAHLGDALASEPRNIALHLQQVLTLDFEVGSSLTESVTVRADTPLVDPARTDEELRLQSKQIDDLPLNGRSFTDLALIDPAVLPSPPGGFFGERSAVMVLNGQSARANSFLVDGFDNNDLTSGTSLNAFFSQQVIKEAVVLKHQFMPEFGRASGGIINIITQQGTNDPQGTAFVQGVSRHVNAAGEFVSSLPGAGAIDDTPSRLQTGFSLGGPLRRDKAFYFVAYEHLGEDTIVPFTGVDRNGVAGGFVTAPNRDDNFFLRTDFNLPGAQTLMMRLSGDRRSTSDMNVGGTSTPETGFQLDERDVQLAASLNTVLTPALLNEARLIVGTSGFDQFANSSRPGVDRPSGSFGGNNLNRQLRDEDRVQLVDDVTWTRGPHSLKLGVDVIRSRTRIRTRFNPNGNFLYETDAPFEPGDCGDLNASDVATYGDNPIPCDGNPGVDDDGDGVIDEPGLIRTYPEFFQLIEGEPSAVLNDTRYGLFAQDSWRAGNHLVLDYGLRYDLSTFRLPADTSVPSIFENGGAHPDADNIAPRLGFAITPKTDGPMVIRGGAGIFYDKLVLGFPSVAAITSGTQIGLLFPQGTALEITENLVEQVGIDAIKAGLVFPPELILRFSTGTRLDTPYTAQYNLGAEWRAGERGAVEVDATRVLGYHLALLRDLNPPIPQPPGLAPVHPDGTVGSIAAIVTEGRSWYSGLSLSYQHRGENVWYSAGYTLSRAEDLGPDPLKGGISLPPDSSNITAERGLSDSDRRHRFVFVGEAPLPWLGLRASGTIQIASPTPFNVTTGRDENQDGVTSDRPPGVRRNTGSSTPLDPINTVRQKANILRQEVGLAPLPLLTSIPDAPWLAQVDLRLTRPFAWGDRNAAGALYIQVFNLLGRFNGGPIEGRVISPDFGRAIGQAGPPRTIEAGLKIGF; encoded by the coding sequence GTGAGACCCGCCCGGCGACCGTCCGGCCTCCCGCCGATAGCGCTCGCCGTCCTGCTGCTGGTCGCAACCTCCTCGGCACGCGCGCAATCGACGAGCGCCTCGATCACCGGGGCCGTGCGCACGCGCGACGGCCTGCCGGCGCCGGGGGCCGTGGTCGTGGCGCGCTCCGTCGCGACCGGGATCGAGCGGGCGGTCCCCTGCGGCCCCGACGGGCGCTACCGCATCGAGCTCCTCGCCCCCGGCGACTGGACGGTCGTGGCGCACCTCGGCGATGCTCTCGCCAGCGAGCCGAGGAATATCGCGCTGCACCTGCAGCAGGTGCTGACGCTCGATTTCGAGGTCGGCTCATCGCTCACCGAAAGCGTCACGGTCCGCGCCGACACACCGCTCGTCGACCCGGCCAGGACCGATGAAGAGCTGCGCCTTCAGTCGAAGCAGATCGACGACCTCCCCCTGAACGGCCGGAGCTTCACCGACCTGGCGCTCATCGATCCCGCGGTCCTGCCGTCGCCCCCGGGCGGGTTCTTCGGCGAGCGTTCCGCGGTCATGGTGCTGAACGGCCAGTCGGCGCGGGCCAACTCCTTCCTGGTCGACGGGTTCGACAACAACGACTTGACCTCCGGCACCTCCCTGAACGCTTTCTTTTCGCAGCAGGTGATCAAGGAGGCGGTGGTCCTGAAGCACCAGTTCATGCCGGAGTTCGGGCGCGCCTCGGGCGGCATCATCAACATCATCACCCAGCAGGGGACGAACGACCCGCAGGGGACCGCCTTCGTGCAGGGGGTGAGCCGCCACGTGAACGCCGCGGGGGAATTCGTCTCGTCGCTGCCGGGCGCGGGCGCCATCGACGACACGCCGTCGCGCCTGCAGACCGGGTTCAGTCTCGGCGGCCCGCTGCGACGCGACAAGGCGTTCTATTTCGTGGCCTACGAGCACCTGGGAGAGGACACCATCGTGCCGTTCACCGGTGTGGACCGCAACGGTGTCGCGGGCGGATTCGTCACGGCCCCCAACCGTGACGACAATTTCTTCCTGCGGACCGATTTCAACCTTCCCGGCGCGCAGACCCTGATGATGCGCCTCTCCGGGGACAGGCGGTCCACCAGCGACATGAACGTTGGAGGGACCAGCACTCCGGAGACCGGCTTCCAGCTGGACGAGCGGGACGTGCAGCTCGCCGCCTCCCTGAACACCGTCCTGACGCCGGCGCTGCTCAACGAGGCCCGCCTGATCGTCGGCACCTCCGGGTTCGATCAGTTCGCGAACTCCAGCCGTCCGGGCGTCGACCGGCCGTCGGGAAGCTTCGGGGGCAACAATCTCAATCGACAGCTGCGGGACGAGGACCGCGTCCAGCTCGTCGACGACGTCACCTGGACCCGGGGTCCGCACTCCCTGAAGCTCGGCGTCGATGTCATCCGCTCGCGCACGCGCATCCGGACGCGCTTCAATCCGAACGGCAACTTCCTCTACGAGACCGACGCGCCGTTCGAGCCGGGGGATTGCGGCGACCTGAACGCATCCGACGTCGCGACGTACGGCGACAACCCCATCCCCTGCGATGGCAACCCGGGCGTGGACGACGACGGGGACGGTGTGATCGACGAGCCCGGGCTGATCCGCACGTACCCGGAGTTCTTCCAGCTCATCGAAGGGGAGCCGTCCGCCGTCCTGAACGACACCCGTTACGGGCTGTTCGCGCAGGACTCGTGGCGGGCCGGGAACCACCTGGTCCTCGACTACGGTCTGCGCTACGACCTGAGCACCTTCCGCCTGCCCGCGGACACCTCGGTGCCGTCGATCTTCGAGAACGGCGGCGCCCACCCCGACGCCGACAACATCGCGCCGCGCCTGGGTTTCGCGATCACGCCGAAGACCGACGGTCCGATGGTGATCCGCGGCGGCGCCGGGATCTTCTACGACAAGCTGGTCCTGGGCTTCCCTTCGGTGGCGGCGATCACCTCCGGCACCCAGATCGGCCTGCTCTTCCCCCAGGGGACGGCGCTCGAGATCACCGAGAACCTGGTCGAGCAGGTCGGCATCGACGCCATCAAGGCGGGGCTCGTCTTCCCTCCCGAGCTCATCCTGCGCTTCTCCACCGGCACGAGGCTCGACACGCCGTACACCGCGCAATACAACCTGGGGGCCGAGTGGCGCGCCGGTGAGCGCGGGGCCGTCGAGGTGGACGCCACGCGCGTGCTCGGCTACCACCTGGCGCTGCTGCGCGACCTCAACCCGCCGATTCCTCAGCCCCCGGGGCTCGCTCCCGTGCATCCCGACGGCACGGTCGGATCGATCGCCGCCATCGTCACGGAGGGGCGATCGTGGTACAGCGGCCTGAGCCTCTCCTACCAGCACCGCGGTGAGAACGTCTGGTACTCCGCCGGCTACACTCTGTCGCGCGCCGAGGACCTCGGGCCGGATCCGCTGAAGGGGGGCATCTCCCTGCCCCCCGATTCGAGCAACATCACGGCCGAGCGGGGGCTGAGCGACTCGGACCGGCGCCACCGCTTCGTGTTCGTGGGGGAGGCTCCCCTGCCGTGGCTCGGCCTGCGCGCCTCGGGGACGATCCAGATCGCCTCCCCCACTCCCTTCAACGTCACGACCGGCCGGGACGAGAACCAGGACGGCGTTACGAGCGACAGACCTCCGGGCGTCCGCCGCAACACCGGCAGCTCGACACCGCTCGATCCGATCAACACGGTGCGCCAGAAGGCCAACATCCTGCGGCAGGAGGTCGGTCTCGCACCTCTGCCGCTCCTGACCTCGATCCCGGACGCCCCCTGGCTCGCCCAGGTCGATCTGCGCCTGACCCGGCCGTTCGCGTGGGGCGACCGCAACGCCGCCGGCGCGCTCTACATCCAGGTCTTCAATCTTCTGGGGAGGTTCAACGGCGGGCCGATCGAGGGGCGGGTGATCTCGCCCGACTTCGGCCGGGCGATCGGTCAGGCCGGCCCGCCACGCACCATCGAAGCCGGTCTTAAGATTGGGTTTTGA
- a CDS encoding fibronectin type III domain-containing protein — translation MRTTKSLLWAFAAVNLAGAAFAADAATPPPTRQVRLGVVDLSARLPGDLMSPEGRSRWDLKTVPLARTFVRSFSETADGIILQDASAGSELSRVAYKDDREAVEGAAAARRWLFPDHFPELLRPGSRSVLEFSEERDGRQESVRAEVAIVGIGWLDLPSGPREVVLQRALLSRYAGGGRGPVPERVMHRFIDPRAGVMAEIVRSTAASGGGAITEAVVVERVLAGAATLKIYVEQLDTPAFSGISYGWDKGAGTTIASMTPQGYATMGDLIAANAWDFSANTSGAGEDVSTGVPVTAAETCNSTQCGYNPGGLFPNRILSREDLTPNGGTLSKTNAVTERETRASDVTVWLRGGSQFEGSNAAAPNGESRFCYVNDDGVARTPVPIWRFPDQDPLGWFMQPGDAAWVGGPFNCEQNIFNAVCGVGGIVPKLWTKGCTGTVGTHTGTQSGQVLKGGVVTLPSGHTFNALLVKTVADFCVYIGSSCASFLKADEVRTFVYLWQVPVIGTVARLTSVQNAADGTSFTSVAGTDFIFGLFPPLSMTVNGTTDTTASITWDPGRDTHRISGYKVYWGTTSGSGGPYAFDSTRNPGQIALAGTTATISGLSAGTTYYVTVTSLSAYRDPSTGVTTTYESLLYPTQVSGDPAFVYPIEVQATTSGGTCIPTTEVTNLTLQTATGGAITFCWNPVSDPCLQGYEILSAPSPTAAGNFSVLADTGTGTCFTGSAPFGYFLVVARGTGGTGPWGAYGR, via the coding sequence ATGCGGACAACCAAATCGTTGCTCTGGGCCTTCGCGGCCGTGAACCTGGCCGGTGCGGCCTTCGCCGCCGATGCGGCCACACCCCCCCCGACGCGCCAGGTCAGGCTGGGGGTGGTCGATCTCTCCGCGCGCCTTCCCGGAGACCTCATGTCGCCCGAGGGGAGGAGCCGTTGGGACCTGAAAACGGTCCCGCTCGCGAGGACGTTCGTCCGGTCGTTCTCCGAGACGGCCGACGGGATCATCCTTCAGGATGCGTCGGCGGGCTCGGAGCTCTCCAGGGTCGCCTATAAAGATGACCGTGAGGCCGTCGAGGGGGCCGCGGCCGCGCGCCGCTGGCTCTTCCCCGATCATTTCCCCGAGCTGCTCCGCCCCGGTTCGCGGAGCGTGCTCGAGTTCAGCGAGGAGCGGGACGGGCGCCAGGAGAGCGTGCGCGCCGAAGTGGCCATCGTCGGGATCGGCTGGCTCGATCTCCCCTCAGGTCCGCGCGAGGTCGTCCTGCAGCGGGCGCTCCTGTCGCGCTACGCCGGCGGTGGCCGTGGTCCGGTCCCCGAGAGGGTGATGCACCGCTTCATCGATCCGCGCGCCGGTGTCATGGCGGAGATCGTCCGTTCGACGGCCGCCTCCGGCGGGGGCGCGATCACCGAGGCGGTGGTCGTCGAGCGGGTCCTGGCCGGCGCCGCGACGCTGAAGATCTACGTGGAGCAGCTCGACACGCCGGCGTTCAGCGGCATCTCCTACGGCTGGGACAAGGGGGCGGGCACGACGATCGCCTCGATGACGCCGCAGGGGTACGCGACCATGGGGGACCTGATCGCGGCCAACGCGTGGGATTTCTCGGCCAACACCTCGGGCGCGGGGGAGGACGTCTCGACCGGCGTGCCGGTGACGGCGGCCGAGACCTGCAACTCCACCCAGTGCGGCTACAACCCCGGCGGCCTCTTTCCGAACCGGATCCTGAGCCGCGAGGACCTCACCCCGAACGGCGGCACTCTCAGCAAGACCAACGCGGTGACCGAGCGCGAGACGCGGGCCTCCGACGTGACGGTCTGGCTGCGCGGCGGCTCGCAGTTCGAGGGGTCGAACGCCGCCGCGCCGAACGGCGAGAGTCGATTCTGCTACGTCAACGACGACGGTGTCGCCCGCACGCCGGTGCCGATCTGGCGTTTTCCCGACCAGGATCCCCTCGGCTGGTTCATGCAGCCGGGAGACGCGGCCTGGGTCGGCGGCCCGTTCAACTGCGAGCAGAACATCTTCAACGCGGTGTGCGGCGTCGGCGGCATCGTCCCGAAGCTCTGGACAAAAGGATGCACCGGCACGGTCGGCACGCACACCGGCACGCAGTCCGGGCAGGTGCTCAAGGGGGGCGTGGTCACGCTCCCCTCGGGTCACACGTTCAACGCGCTCCTCGTGAAGACGGTCGCCGACTTCTGCGTCTACATCGGCTCGAGCTGCGCGTCGTTCCTCAAGGCGGACGAAGTGCGCACGTTCGTCTACCTGTGGCAAGTGCCGGTGATCGGCACGGTGGCCCGCCTCACCTCGGTGCAGAACGCCGCCGACGGCACCTCCTTCACCAGCGTGGCGGGGACCGACTTCATCTTCGGTCTCTTTCCCCCGCTGAGCATGACCGTGAACGGCACGACCGACACGACCGCTTCGATCACATGGGACCCGGGGCGCGACACCCACCGGATCAGCGGCTACAAGGTGTACTGGGGGACCACCTCCGGCTCGGGAGGCCCGTACGCCTTCGACTCGACGCGGAACCCCGGGCAGATCGCCCTGGCCGGCACCACCGCGACCATCTCGGGGCTCTCCGCCGGCACCACGTACTACGTCACGGTGACGTCGCTGTCCGCCTACCGGGACCCCTCGACCGGCGTGACGACGACGTACGAGAGTCTGCTCTACCCGACGCAGGTGTCCGGCGACCCGGCGTTCGTCTACCCGATCGAGGTGCAGGCGACCACGTCCGGCGGGACCTGCATCCCGACGACCGAGGTCACGAACCTCACGCTCCAGACGGCGACGGGCGGCGCGATCACGTTCTGCTGGAATCCGGTGTCCGACCCCTGCCTCCAGGGGTATGAAATCCTCTCCGCTCCATCCCCCACGGCCGCCGGCAATTTCTCCGTCCTGGCCGACACCGGCACCGGGACCTGTTTCACGGGGAGCGCGCCGTTCGGCTACTTCCTGGTCGTGGCGCGCGGCACCGGCGGCACCGGCCCGTGGGGCGCCTACGGACGGTGA
- a CDS encoding ATP-binding cassette domain-containing protein, whose amino-acid sequence MPFVEIEEVTRRYDRGVCALDRVSLAIQQGEWLAVMGPSGSGKTTLLNLLGGLDRADEGRVVVDGLDLQRISRPDLIRYRRESVGLVFQQFHLIPYLSALENVMLAQYLHSMADEREAVAALERVGLGQRLRHLPSQLSGGEKQRICIARALINRPKLVLADEPTGSLDAENERAVLDLFEQMHDAGQTIVMVTHDLVVGRRASRQIQLEHGRVAGEFLTLQQDEEAIDEVLEYLWLKGEGDAAAHEICAIGARLATPQLLERMRARGILGAAGLAFTEEGRRRAENLIRRHRLAETLFSETFQMHESVVEEEACFFEHILSPVMTDSICGFLNHPPACPHGKPIPRGDCCAAGRGATG is encoded by the coding sequence ATGCCCTTCGTCGAGATCGAAGAGGTCACGCGCCGCTACGACCGGGGGGTGTGCGCCCTCGACCGCGTCAGCCTGGCGATCCAGCAGGGGGAGTGGCTCGCCGTCATGGGACCGTCCGGGTCGGGGAAGACGACCCTCCTGAACCTGCTGGGCGGGCTCGACAGGGCGGACGAAGGGCGTGTCGTCGTCGACGGCCTCGACCTCCAGCGCATTTCGCGCCCGGACCTGATCCGCTACCGCCGTGAGTCCGTCGGCCTGGTGTTCCAGCAGTTCCACCTCATCCCGTACCTGTCGGCGCTCGAGAACGTCATGCTGGCGCAGTATCTCCACAGCATGGCGGACGAGAGGGAGGCGGTCGCGGCGCTCGAGAGAGTCGGTCTCGGCCAGCGCCTGCGGCACCTGCCGTCGCAGCTCTCGGGCGGGGAGAAGCAGCGGATCTGCATCGCGCGGGCGCTCATCAACCGGCCGAAGCTCGTCCTGGCCGACGAGCCGACCGGCTCGCTCGACGCGGAGAACGAGCGGGCCGTCCTGGATCTGTTCGAGCAGATGCACGACGCCGGCCAGACGATCGTGATGGTGACGCACGACCTGGTCGTGGGCCGGCGGGCGTCGCGGCAGATCCAGCTCGAGCACGGCCGCGTCGCCGGCGAATTCCTGACGCTGCAGCAGGACGAGGAGGCGATCGACGAAGTTCTGGAATATCTCTGGCTGAAGGGGGAGGGGGACGCGGCCGCCCACGAGATCTGCGCCATCGGCGCCCGCCTGGCGACGCCGCAGCTCCTGGAGCGCATGCGCGCGCGCGGGATCCTCGGCGCCGCCGGTCTGGCGTTCACGGAAGAAGGCCGCCGCCGCGCCGAGAACCTGATCCGCAGGCACCGCCTCGCCGAGACGCTGTTCTCGGAGACCTTCCAGATGCACGAGTCGGTGGTCGAGGAGGAGGCGTGCTTCTTCGAGCACATCCTGTCGCCCGTGATGACCGACTCGATCTGCGGCTTCCTCAACCACCCGCCGGCCTGCCCGCACGGCAAGCCGATCCCGCGCGGCGACTGCTGCGCCGCGGGCCGGGGAGCGACCGGATGA